The following proteins are co-located in the Trichocoleus desertorum ATA4-8-CV12 genome:
- a CDS encoding tyrosine-type recombinase/integrase: MNPKSADEILRETCDRLGLVGVSTHSFRRTALTQMSSAGIPLRVIQQISEHRSLQALQRYLEVTEIQMEGAIAVLSF; encoded by the coding sequence ATCAATCCCAAATCAGCCGATGAGATTCTCAGGGAGACGTGCGATCGCCTCGGGCTGGTAGGAGTCAGCACTCATAGCTTCAGACGAACTGCCTTGACCCAGATGAGTAGTGCCGGGATACCGCTGCGGGTAATTCAACAGATATCAGAGCATCGCAGTTTGCAGGCACTTCAGCGGTATTTGGAGGTTACAGAGATACAGATGGAGGGGGCGATCGCGGTGCTCAGCTTCTGA
- a CDS encoding helix-turn-helix domain-containing protein — MDLSQNSVRNRPVGLKQPEVGRLIHELRQLTNLTQVQLAEILGVAYATINRWENGHIQPSPLALKQLRGLIDQLSHFSSETLRSGSQHLLKQSFP, encoded by the coding sequence ATGGATCTTTCCCAAAACTCAGTCAGAAACCGGCCTGTTGGGCTGAAGCAGCCTGAAGTGGGCAGGTTAATCCATGAGCTGCGGCAACTGACCAATTTAACTCAGGTGCAGCTTGCAGAGATACTCGGTGTGGCTTATGCAACCATCAATCGGTGGGAGAACGGCCACATTCAACCTTCACCGCTGGCACTAAAGCAGCTTCGCGGGCTAATTGATCAACTGAGCCACTTTTCCTCAGAAACGCTGCGATCAGGTAGCCAACATCTCCTAAAGCAGTCTTTCCCGTAG
- a CDS encoding PAS domain S-box protein: MLDFQRLFESIPELYLVLTLDFVVVGGSDARFQATKVKREEVIGRHLFDIFLENPHDPYANAAQNLRASLESVLKNCQPHTMERLQYGIYRPEFEGGGFEERYWKVVNSPIFDEVGELTHILNRAEDVTEFVQMQQQRGHFQQEVAAAKRQVEAVLASIQDGFYACDRDWRFTYVNNRLCEMVGMAREALLGQRIWDLFADLHDTDLYWQFHQAMSEQMSSQSEYFYPPWDRWYEHRVHPTPEGLTGLATDITVRKRVEERLRESEEKFRTFANTIPVLMWQQDTEGKNVWVNQYFIDFAGKTAEEVSGKGWEKLLHPNDAEKFVANFMEAVRLRQPWHGRVRARRHDGRWRWLESFIQPLFGSDGMYLGHVGVTPDVTATVEAEEALRENMDELTRFNRVVVGRELRMIELKKEVNELLVRQGSERRYPLEFELPEEGNSK; the protein is encoded by the coding sequence ATGCTGGATTTTCAACGATTATTTGAATCAATACCAGAGTTATACCTCGTGTTGACCCTCGATTTTGTGGTTGTCGGGGGGAGTGATGCCCGCTTTCAGGCAACTAAAGTCAAACGAGAAGAGGTCATTGGCCGTCATTTGTTTGATATCTTTCTAGAAAATCCCCACGACCCGTATGCCAATGCGGCTCAGAATTTACGGGCGTCCCTCGAGAGCGTGCTGAAGAATTGCCAGCCTCATACGATGGAGCGGCTGCAGTATGGCATTTATCGCCCTGAATTTGAAGGAGGTGGGTTTGAGGAACGCTACTGGAAGGTGGTAAACTCGCCTATCTTTGATGAAGTCGGAGAATTGACGCACATTCTGAACCGAGCTGAGGATGTGACTGAGTTTGTGCAGATGCAGCAGCAGCGAGGGCATTTCCAGCAGGAGGTAGCCGCTGCCAAGCGGCAAGTTGAAGCGGTTTTGGCGAGCATCCAGGATGGGTTTTATGCCTGCGATCGCGATTGGCGGTTTACCTACGTTAACAATCGTCTGTGTGAAATGGTAGGGATGGCGCGAGAAGCGCTGTTGGGGCAAAGGATTTGGGATTTGTTTGCTGATCTGCATGACACCGATCTATATTGGCAATTTCATCAAGCGATGAGTGAGCAAATGTCCAGCCAATCTGAGTATTTTTACCCCCCCTGGGATCGCTGGTACGAGCATCGAGTTCATCCGACCCCCGAGGGACTGACAGGGCTGGCAACTGACATTACCGTTCGCAAGCGTGTCGAAGAACGGTTGCGCGAATCGGAAGAAAAATTTCGCACGTTCGCAAATACTATTCCGGTGTTGATGTGGCAGCAGGATACAGAAGGCAAGAACGTCTGGGTTAACCAGTATTTCATTGACTTTGCGGGCAAGACTGCCGAGGAAGTCAGCGGCAAAGGTTGGGAGAAACTACTTCATCCCAATGATGCCGAAAAGTTCGTCGCGAACTTTATGGAGGCAGTTCGGTTACGACAACCTTGGCACGGGCGTGTCCGCGCTCGGCGGCACGACGGCAGATGGCGTTGGCTAGAATCGTTCATACAGCCATTGTTTGGCTCGGACGGTATGTATCTCGGTCATGTCGGAGTTACACCGGATGTAACAGCCACTGTCGAAGCCGAAGAAGCACTGCGCGAGAATATGGACGAGTTGACTCGATTTAACCGTGTCGTTGTCGGGCGCGAGTTACGGATGATCGAACTGAAAAAGGAAGTCAACGAATTGTTGGTGCGGCAGGGCAGCGAACGGCGGTATCCGTTGGAATTTGAATTACCGGAAGAAGGAAATTCAAAATAA